In one Candidatus Obscuribacterales bacterium genomic region, the following are encoded:
- a CDS encoding phycobiliprotein lyase, whose product MTLSLQTTQATGESLIASFFQQSAGQWRSERRYYTLPDGDVKEMVSLITVRFLTAGCSELLHLAQLHPEGDRLNLACGAEVTWNSTDATTGRKKSKGTTLFGVQGDILYRDRGFATPHPVTAQFYFNHPTTLCLRTEYNDSVFEEELKLIGQQYRTRQTIISRAGEQQMIGQYLERRIG is encoded by the coding sequence GTGACCCTATCACTACAAACCACACAAGCTACGGGTGAATCACTAATTGCTAGCTTTTTCCAGCAATCGGCTGGGCAATGGCGCTCTGAGCGCCGCTACTACACATTGCCCGATGGCGATGTGAAGGAAATGGTGAGTCTGATTACAGTCCGCTTCTTGACGGCGGGTTGTTCAGAACTGCTGCACCTAGCTCAACTCCATCCAGAGGGCGATCGCCTGAACCTGGCCTGCGGGGCAGAGGTGACCTGGAATAGTACCGATGCCACCACTGGACGCAAGAAATCTAAGGGGACAACCCTGTTTGGCGTGCAGGGTGACATCCTCTATCGAGATCGCGGTTTTGCCACTCCTCATCCCGTAACAGCTCAGTTCTACTTCAACCATCCCACCACCCTCTGCCTGCGCACCGAGTATAACGACTCGGTTTTTGAGGAGGAACTGAAGCTCATTGGTCAGCAATATCGCACCCGCCAAACGATCATCTCTCGGGCGGGTGAGCAGCAGATGATTGGTCAATACCTAGAGCGTCGCATCGGGTAG